One part of the Torulaspora delbrueckii CBS 1146 chromosome 8, complete genome genome encodes these proteins:
- the FMP52 gene encoding Fmp52p (similar to Saccharomyces cerevisiae YER004W; ancestral locus Anc_7.148), which yields MTTLVLGATGLCGKAILKYCENSRELGEICTITRRALPFQSTAVQKVDKDTTKWGQYIPNEHLEFVFTGLATTRGAAGGFDKQYKIDHDLNIELAKVAKEKGCSTFVLVSSGGAKEDSMFAYMKMKGEIERDILALGFDHTIILRPGPLLGDRLTSKGLITDVFSKIGSWMYKSRFQVLGGYPVYGDEVGKVGVHLALKESAPNGKKVRIVESKEIIEIAESLR from the coding sequence ATGACTACTCTTGTTTTGGGTGCTACAGGACTATGTGGTAAGGCTATTTTGAAATACTGTGAGAATTCACGAGAGTTGGGTGAAATCTGCACTATCACAAGAAGGGCTTTACCCTTTCAATCTACTGCTGTACAAAAAGTCGACAAAGATACGACCAAATGGGGACAGTACATCCCAAACGAACATTTAGAGTTTGTGTTTACTGGGCTTGCCACTACGAGAGGAGCTGCAGGTGGCTTCGATAAACAATACAAGATCGATCATGATTTAAACATAGAGTTGGCTAAAGTGGCAAAGGAAAAGGGCTGTTCTACTTTCGTACTAGTGAGCAGTGGCGGTGCCAAGGAAGACTCTATGTTTGCATacatgaagatgaagggTGAGATTGAGCGGGACATCCTAGCCTTGGGTTTTGATCACACAATAATCCTACGTCCTGGTCCACTTTTAGGTGATAGGTTGACGTCAAAGGGGCTTATCACAGACGTATTCTCCAAGATCGGTTCCTGGATGTACAAAAGTAGGTTCCAGGTCCTAGGTGGCTATCCAGTCTATGGAGATGAAGTTGGTAAGGTCGGAGTCCACCTTGCTTTGAAGGAATCTGCACCAAACGGTAAGAAGGTGCGTATCGTTGAAAGCAAAGAAATTATCGAAATAGCTGAAAGTCTTCGGTAG